In a single window of the Arthrobacter zhangbolii genome:
- a CDS encoding GNAT family N-acetyltransferase, which translates to MSFSIRRATPDDAADFVSVHLQSWRESYAHVLGEEVFRRREADRSAAVEHRRAALAEQASDPAIRTWLAHAGDGRLLGFASAGPARDEDIRAVLPLELWSIYILAEAYGSGVGQALLEHAVADAPAYVWVLEDNVRAQAFYRRNGFVPDGTVKDLPQVWAGTGMVEIRMVRN; encoded by the coding sequence CGACGCCGCGGACTTCGTCTCCGTACATCTGCAGTCCTGGCGCGAAAGCTATGCACACGTCCTCGGCGAGGAGGTCTTCCGGCGCCGGGAAGCGGACCGCAGCGCCGCCGTCGAACACCGGCGCGCAGCTCTGGCCGAGCAGGCCTCGGATCCCGCCATCCGGACCTGGCTGGCCCATGCCGGGGACGGCAGGCTTCTCGGCTTTGCCTCCGCCGGCCCGGCCCGGGACGAAGACATCCGTGCTGTCCTGCCGCTGGAGCTGTGGTCCATCTACATCCTGGCCGAGGCGTACGGCAGCGGAGTGGGCCAGGCCCTGCTGGAACACGCCGTGGCAGACGCACCGGCCTATGTCTGGGTGCTGGAAGACAATGTCCGGGCGCAGGCGTTCTACCGCCGGAACGGCTTTGTGCCGGACGGAACCGTCAAGGACCTGCCCCAGGTCTGGGCCGGGACCGGCATGGTGGAAATCCGCATGGTGAGA